A genomic region of Methanothermobacter thermautotrophicus str. Delta H contains the following coding sequences:
- a CDS encoding PDGLE domain-containing protein: MNARDKKFMTAGIIIALIIAVLAPFLASPNPDGLESTAEKVMPNPETEPVLESPLPDYTLPALGDSPFGGVVSMVIGTILVLAIAYGVGAVFRGRKAAGEEGGEE, encoded by the coding sequence ATGAATGCCCGAGACAAAAAATTCATGACTGCCGGCATAATAATTGCCCTCATAATAGCTGTGCTGGCACCGTTCCTTGCCTCACCAAACCCGGACGGCCTTGAGAGCACCGCCGAGAAGGTGATGCCAAACCCTGAAACAGAACCCGTCCTCGAGTCACCGCTACCAGACTACACCCTCCCGGCGCTGGGTGACAGTCCCTTTGGCGGTGTCGTTTCAATGGTAATCGGTACGATCCTGGTACTGGCCATAGCCTACGGTGTTGGCGCAGTTTTCAGGGGTAGGAAAGCTGCAGGTGAAGAGGGAGGAGAGGAGTGA
- the cbiM gene encoding cobalt transporter CbiM, protein MHIPDGFIPFPQYLVYWLIALVALYFSMQWAGRDLKERQIPLFAVLAAGIFAIQAMNIPIPWGTSGHMVGAALVAIIFASPYAAVLLLSIVLILQGLIFGDGGITALGANIFNMGVIGGFTGYYLFRALRSAGEIPAVIVASWASIFLAAIACAVEMWIAGTFPLVQGLWMMGLYHAVIGLIEAAITVVVVLAIQSSRPDLFSLRDWGKKGAEVLSK, encoded by the coding sequence TTGCATATTCCAGATGGTTTCATACCATTCCCACAGTACCTTGTGTACTGGCTTATTGCCCTTGTAGCCCTCTACTTCAGCATGCAGTGGGCTGGAAGGGATCTTAAAGAAAGGCAGATACCACTGTTTGCTGTTCTTGCAGCGGGAATATTTGCAATACAGGCGATGAACATACCGATACCCTGGGGTACCAGCGGTCACATGGTTGGAGCGGCCCTTGTTGCAATAATATTTGCAAGTCCCTATGCGGCTGTCCTGCTTCTCTCAATTGTACTGATACTGCAGGGACTCATCTTCGGTGACGGAGGAATAACGGCACTGGGTGCAAACATCTTCAACATGGGTGTGATTGGAGGTTTCACCGGTTACTACCTCTTCAGGGCACTGAGATCTGCAGGTGAAATACCTGCAGTGATTGTGGCATCATGGGCATCAATATTCCTTGCAGCCATTGCCTGTGCAGTGGAGATGTGGATAGCAGGAACATTCCCCCTCGTACAGGGACTCTGGATGATGGGACTCTACCACGCAGTCATAGGCCTCATAGAGGCTGCAATAACCGTCGTGGTTGTTCTTGCAATTCAGAGCAGCCGCCCTGATCTTTTCTCCCTGAGGGACTGGGGAAAGAAAGGTGCCGAGGTGTTATCAAAATGA